The following coding sequences are from one Humulus lupulus chromosome X, drHumLupu1.1, whole genome shotgun sequence window:
- the LOC133805099 gene encoding uncharacterized protein LOC133805099: protein MAEAESMGVDQILNRALNEVASAMLTMTAARTRASASIEQSRAKVIEELRAAEARHAGELEVVTQQKDALVTELAEKEASQETLRKQRDDYLESSRIQWREFKKLREEHLAKDATIAVLKSQVEQLKLTNAKDLERYKNATLRCFYDFWKHNRGVDFSYLPDDARNAELARCTARLAAEERARVLASLSIQPAAGVEGGEATGDVVDQSAEQDPPAPNAP from the exons atggctgaagctgagagcatgggggtcgatcagatcctcaatagggctcttaacgaagtggccagt gccatgctgacaatgactgCTGCTCGTACTCGTGCTAGTGCTAGCATCGAGCAGTCTCGGGCGAAGGTCATCGAGGAGCTTCGGGCTGCAGAGGCTAGacatgctggggagttggaggtggtcacccagcagaaggatgctctGGTGACAGAGCTGGCTGAGAAGGAAGCTTCTCAGGAAACTCTGAGGAAGCAAAGGGATGACTACCTAGAGTCCAGCCGAATTCAATGGCGTGAATTCaagaaacttagggaggagcaCCTCGCTAAGGACGCGACCATTGCTGTTCTCAAAAGCCAGGTGGAACAGCTCAAGCTCActaatgccaaggacctggagaggtacaagaacgcgacacttcggtgtttctatgatttttggaaacacaacagGGGTGTCGACTTCAGCTACCTCCCAGATGACGCCAGGAATGCCGAGTTAGCCCGCTGTACTGCTCGGTTGGCTGCCGAAGAGAGAGCTAGAGTTCTTGCTTCCCTGAGCATTCAGCCAGCTGCCGgagtggagggaggagaagccaCCGGGGACGTAGTCGACCAGAGTGCTGAacaagatcctcctgctcctaatgctccttga